In a single window of the Antedon mediterranea chromosome 1, ecAntMedi1.1, whole genome shotgun sequence genome:
- the LOC140055213 gene encoding uncharacterized protein isoform X1, with product MDLTEMLFIKVIFVILIVNGDCAIIREVEDEIQRNRPTIVLREKRDNTAKTVLTRRRRFIDGDSYVEMRAKSYKHTPQEFLQFYGPKNVYDVYEVFHTLYLEAFPSEENPSHSDTDIELQGLTNEFENSRCKVPKMKIIDLYEELDIPADIIISPPAANVSRCGTNSGCCPKGQTCYHTGDNFKNKTVMVLYIDGDDISVRRYDVPEHDKCECTVLQPSTSSSSAVPTTGGDYDTSPLACQKMCTSLFQQDRYCQCNVCAHEKQKSCDRLKKGKRTLSEADALCVETGQCEEPFCNHGRYYDTHNNKCELRPVKVESTPDGI from the exons ATGGATCTTACAGAAATGTTATTCATTAAAGTCATATTTGTGATTCTTATTGTGAATGGAGATTGTGCGATAATTCGAGAAGTAGAAGACGAGATACAAaggaataggcctaca ATAGTTTTACGAGAAAAAAGGGACAATACTGCGAAAACTGTGTTGACAAGACGTAGGCGTTTCATAGATGGA gACAGTTATGTTGAAATGCGTGCGAAAAGCTACAAGCACACGCCGCAAGAATTCCTTCAATTTTATGGTCCTAAAAATGTCTACGACGTGTATGAAGTTTTTCATACACTATACTTAGAGGCTTTTCCATCAGAAGAGAATCCGAGCCACTCGGACACCGATATCG AACTACAGGGTCTGACCAATGAATTTGAAAACTCAAGATGTAAAGTACCAAAGATGAAAATAATAGATTTATACGAAGAGTTAGACATACCAGCGGATATTATAATTTCACCACCGGCGGCAAATGTAAGTCGTTGTGGAACCAACTCTGGATGTTGCCCAAAAGGACAGACATGTTATCACACAGGCGATAACTTCAAAAATAAAACAGTTATG GTGTTGTACATTGACGGTGATGACATATCAGTCAGGCGATACGATGTACCAGAACATGATAAATGCGAGTGTACCGTACTGCAGCCAAGTACTAGTAGTTCTAGCGCAGTCCCGACAACAGGCGGCGACTACGATACCTCACCATTGGCTTGCCAAAAAATGTGCACATCGCTTTTTCAACAAGACCGTTACTGCCAATGTAATGTTTGTGCTCACGAAAAACAAAAGTCATGTGACAGGTTAAAGAAAGGAAAACGAACACTGTCCGAAGCTGACGCACT TTGTGTTGAAACTGGCCAATGCGAAGAACCTTTTTGCAACCACGGACGGTACTACGATACTCACAATAACAAGTGTGAACTGCGTCCAGTAAAAGTGGAGTCAACACCTGACGGGATATAA
- the LOC140055213 gene encoding uncharacterized protein isoform X2 has protein sequence MDLTEMLFIKVIFVILIVNGDCAIIREVEDEIQRNRPTDSYVEMRAKSYKHTPQEFLQFYGPKNVYDVYEVFHTLYLEAFPSEENPSHSDTDIELQGLTNEFENSRCKVPKMKIIDLYEELDIPADIIISPPAANVSRCGTNSGCCPKGQTCYHTGDNFKNKTVMVLYIDGDDISVRRYDVPEHDKCECTVLQPSTSSSSAVPTTGGDYDTSPLACQKMCTSLFQQDRYCQCNVCAHEKQKSCDRLKKGKRTLSEADALCVETGQCEEPFCNHGRYYDTHNNKCELRPVKVESTPDGI, from the exons ATGGATCTTACAGAAATGTTATTCATTAAAGTCATATTTGTGATTCTTATTGTGAATGGAGATTGTGCGATAATTCGAGAAGTAGAAGACGAGATACAAaggaataggcctaca gACAGTTATGTTGAAATGCGTGCGAAAAGCTACAAGCACACGCCGCAAGAATTCCTTCAATTTTATGGTCCTAAAAATGTCTACGACGTGTATGAAGTTTTTCATACACTATACTTAGAGGCTTTTCCATCAGAAGAGAATCCGAGCCACTCGGACACCGATATCG AACTACAGGGTCTGACCAATGAATTTGAAAACTCAAGATGTAAAGTACCAAAGATGAAAATAATAGATTTATACGAAGAGTTAGACATACCAGCGGATATTATAATTTCACCACCGGCGGCAAATGTAAGTCGTTGTGGAACCAACTCTGGATGTTGCCCAAAAGGACAGACATGTTATCACACAGGCGATAACTTCAAAAATAAAACAGTTATG GTGTTGTACATTGACGGTGATGACATATCAGTCAGGCGATACGATGTACCAGAACATGATAAATGCGAGTGTACCGTACTGCAGCCAAGTACTAGTAGTTCTAGCGCAGTCCCGACAACAGGCGGCGACTACGATACCTCACCATTGGCTTGCCAAAAAATGTGCACATCGCTTTTTCAACAAGACCGTTACTGCCAATGTAATGTTTGTGCTCACGAAAAACAAAAGTCATGTGACAGGTTAAAGAAAGGAAAACGAACACTGTCCGAAGCTGACGCACT TTGTGTTGAAACTGGCCAATGCGAAGAACCTTTTTGCAACCACGGACGGTACTACGATACTCACAATAACAAGTGTGAACTGCGTCCAGTAAAAGTGGAGTCAACACCTGACGGGATATAA